TCAACCAATTGTTACGAGCATATATGGAAGCGCACCAGCCAGGGGCTAAAGCTAAGGACGGTGTTTCAACTTGAACCGAAACGCCACCCTTACTTGTCTCTCTATATCTACCTGCGTTCAGAGTTGTCGCAAGTTAGCATTGACAAACTTCTGCTGCGAGTCCACATATCCGTAGACTTGGCGCGATCGCGCCAAGTTGAGATTCGAGCCGAAGATCGGGTCAACGCGGGTCGCAGTCCACTTGAGGTTGCCCATGTGTAGTGGGGGCTTCAAGTTCGGCATGACGATTGCGCGGGCAAACTACCGCACCGTATGGGGCAAAACCGCGCATTTCTGGCTCCAATGCGCCTACATTCGCGCCAGTGCCGCAACCTTAGCAAGCTTGTCGCGATCGAGTCCTTCCAAGTCGCTCATTTGAAGCCAGCCCTCCTTCAGCAATCCTGCAAAGATAAAGATCAGGGTAGAGTAGTGGTAGTCATACTTGCCCTCCATCTCATGTCTTTTAGCACTGAGAAAGTCGTGTAATCGCCAGAGATCTTTTACTTCTGCGATCGCCTCTGCTTCCGCCCGAACTTGTTTCAGCAATGCCTCAACCTCTCGTTTATACGCTTTGTCAAAAGCGGTTCGAGCAATTTTCTTCTCCAAATCTGTCCACTTCGCTTCACTCGCTTGCATAGTTCGATCTAAAACTTGTACAGCAGTTCGGTTAAATACAGCCTTTTTCTAGGCTAATGATACAAAAAATAGAGTGCAGGAATTTATCAGCCTAGAAGCGAAGCCCACACACCGTGCATCTAAGTCATCTAAATCGTGTAAAAAACGCTGTGATTGCGTTTGCTCAGAAGAATTGAGCGTCCGTGGTTAGAACGCTCATCTCAATCGTTAATAGTTAACAATCAACTGTTCGCTGATATTTTTCTAGCGCATCAGGTTTAGCAGCTCTTTAGGAGAAGCCAATAGATCGATCGCTACAAAGAAGATCTTGCCTTCAGGGTTGAGCAAAAACCGCCATGCCATGTTCATCCCAACTGCCGCGCCAAACCAAGGCGTTTGTACCTTACCCGTGACTTTGACCTGGGTGTAACCGTCATCTGCGGGTTCAGCGACACCCCGTTCGGGCATCAGGTTGAGGTTCTGACACTCTTCGCGGAAAAACTGCATAATTGCTTTTTTGCCTACGATTGGTCTCTGGAAAGGAGGCTGCAAAGCACCATCTTCGACGAACAGCTTAATCAGCTCGTCAAAGTCATTTGCATTCAAGTTGTTCATGTAGCTCAACACGGTTGGGTTGTCGAGACCTTGAATGGTGACATTGGTACGCTGGGATATTGCTTTAGGCGCAACCACAGGTTCAGAAACTCTGGTGTAGCCGTCTAGTTTATTGACATCAAACCCCATGTCTACCACAGAGTTCCGCAGGACGGTGATTTGCTGTCCCTGATCCAGGGTTTTGAGGGTTTCTAAGACAGCCGTGGCATTGGCTGAAAGCTTATAGCCTGTGGGAATGGGTGCAACAATGCCTTCTTCCATCCATTTTCCAAGCTGATGCCAAAATCCCAGCTTAATATTCGGCGACCAGGTGGCATAAATGCGGCAAATCGGGGTATCTGCATGATTCGCCAGATCGCACATCACCTGAGTCTGCTCCTCAAAGGTCATCTGTTTAATCTGGTTCAGGGTTGCTTCAGCAAATTGCATACTGGCTGCGCCTGGAGCCGCAACTGTAACCGTTTTGCCCATTTCCAGGAAGGCAAACCACGTCCATGCAAGCTGGTCTTCGGCACTCAACTGGTTGAAGCGTGCGGTTAGCGCAGGAACGGCATCAGCCGACAAGGTTCCGGGGAAAATACCGCGAGCGGAATCAATCGTAATTGCCATAAGGAAGTCTACCTCGTTGAGTTTTCAGCAAACTGACAGTGAAGCAAAACATCTTTGCGGTGTAGTTTTGTTCTATGTCTTAAAACTATCACATTTTGTTACAAAAATTAAAGTTTCTTGTAGTTTTATTGCTTTTTCGTTCTCGTAAGATACCCCTGTCCCTCATTTTCTGTTCGTCATCAGTGACTCAAAGCGTTAGGCATCTCGAATCGTTGTAATGATGCGATCGCGCTCTTGCCGCAGCATCTGCTACCGTGCGTACTGGGGGCTTC
This genomic interval from Desertifilum tharense IPPAS B-1220 contains the following:
- a CDS encoding orange carotenoid-binding protein; amino-acid sequence: MAITIDSARGIFPGTLSADAVPALTARFNQLSAEDQLAWTWFAFLEMGKTVTVAAPGAASMQFAEATLNQIKQMTFEEQTQVMCDLANHADTPICRIYATWSPNIKLGFWHQLGKWMEEGIVAPIPTGYKLSANATAVLETLKTLDQGQQITVLRNSVVDMGFDVNKLDGYTRVSEPVVAPKAISQRTNVTIQGLDNPTVLSYMNNLNANDFDELIKLFVEDGALQPPFQRPIVGKKAIMQFFREECQNLNLMPERGVAEPADDGYTQVKVTGKVQTPWFGAAVGMNMAWRFLLNPEGKIFFVAIDLLASPKELLNLMR